GCTCATGCTGCAGAGTGTGCTGGAACAGGGTCCATATGATGGGCTCCAGCTCAGGGTGGGAGGACAGCAGGTAGGAGCAGAGGATCTTCAGCCTCGTGTAGGCCAGGCGGTACACTACACAGAGAGGATTGTGTTTGTTGACACATCTGTTATTAACAGCAGTTACTCAGAGACACGTAAAGTTTTGTACACCTTCCAGAAaaaaacacgtgtgtgtgtgtgagcttgacCAACATCTCACATTTCTTATAGAAGAGGCTGAGAGAGTTGGACTTTGGGAGTCGTGGAGTCTGGCTGGTAGGTTGGGTCGGAGGCTGAGAGGACGCCTGAGAGGCGGCCGTGGCAGGGGACTCAGGAGGCAAGACGCGAAGGCCTGGACGCATGGGGGACAGATATCTGTAAGGGAAATGGAGAAGCCCACAGGGCTCCATCAGCTAAAGTAATCAAGCAATTAAAATATCCATTAAACGTAAACCACAAATAAACAATTAACAGGTTTGGAACATGGTAGAAGAAGTGTCACCGATACAGAAAGTAGGGCTCATGGTGACTGAATCATGGaaaatttttttgttttaaatatcaTGACGCAAGATCTTGTACTTATGACTAACAACAGTTTCACAACAGCCGAAAAAGGCTGTAGGGTCCAAGAAggtctctgagctgctgcacacaagcaaaggaaagacacagacagatggtgGGACGGGGGACTCACAGGTCAGCTGCGGTGTGGTTGTGCTGCAGTGGTTGGCTGAAACAAGCTGGAGTCTccacctgctctgctgctccgcCCTCATGCTCCTGTTTCAGAAGCTCAAACAGCGGCGagccctgcagagacacaaacacgactAATTACAATTTTACCACGCAGAAGTAACATTtggacaaacaggagaaaagctGATATGATGGAAGTTTTCCAAGCACCCAAATTCAACTTTCACTGATGCTAATTCTCTTCCACAGACCTGAGCAGCCAGTCAATACCTCAAAGCTTTGCTAATATCAAACATCAAAGCAGAATTTCAATTCTTTCAAGTTTGTGAGACCTTTCACTACTCTGAGTTGCATTTTTATTTGAGAGTAGAAattgaaacaaacattttgttatCTTAAGCACAATCACTGGAgttactgctgtctgtgtgtctgtcagatacctctgcagcctcacaggcATGAAGAAACCAGAGGAGGAACAAGACGTTATGAGGCAACCAACTGTAAGTTTCCACCGCATTTCCACCTACTATTAAAACAGGATCTGTGCCCTTATACTTTGGAAAGGGCGGCCTTTGCATTTATGCCTGGTATTTTTAACCctttcttgttttcctcattaAGATCGGATCTCCTGTCCTTCAGATCAAAACACCTCCTCTGTGATGAGATAAATGTcttgttaacagcagatcagtgcaatgcactgtcacacacacacacagagttatttCTTACTGCATATCATTCATGTCCCATcagtgctgctttcatttttccacaCAATTCTCCTGAACAACGCATCTTTTGGCACATTCAAGGCCCAGAGCAGACatataatcagtaattagaggtgtgtctctttcttccttctcacTAGCTCACTCTGAATTTGAACAGCCTATATTCATAATGCCTGCTCACTGCACAGAATGTGTTTACACCTAAGATCTAAGGAAAAAGCGAAGCAGACTACCTCTAGATGTGGTCAAGCAGATCTGGTCACATTACGGTCACGACGCATTTACACCTTGCATTGACGTGCTTTTTTCCCTCGTCTGAATAACATGTCTGCATATGGATCACATTTTAATAGCAGGTGTACGCAGGGTGTTCGTGCTTGAACTGCAGTGTACTTATTCTATTTGGAGCAAATGTTAATTTTGTATGAAAATACACGCAAAACACATTCCCACAAAATACCAACAcagcaaaatacacacagttaTGTCTGGGCAAGATTTAAGTCTAAAAGACACGCAGACCAGGGGCGCACGTGAATATCAGCATTCACACACCGAGACACAAAAAAGCAGCCATGGGATCATATGGGGAAGTGGGTGTGGTTTAGCACGCATtttgcacagtggctgcaggtaAAGACTTGCTATTCGAGCATTCTTTGTGTGACACATGCCACACCCGGCTGACGCCACAGACACGTTTCAAAAGTTCACTTGGTAGTTTATTGTTTTAACAGCATTCAGTGACACATAACAAATACTAACGCTGCACTCTTTTATGAGCAGTAGTAAAGGCATTGCTTAAGAGTCCCATGTTCGATGTCAGCTGTAGATTCATGTTTAACTTTGTTAAATTAGATGattatttgtttgaaaatggaaagagaaacacagtgacGTGAAGGAAACACAATAAAGCTTTAGcattttgttatgttgttgACCTAAACACGCCTATGACAGTCAAGTCAAATTTAAGTTTGgaataaaaaactaaatgtgaaAAACGACGCACCACATCAATGTCTGAGAGTCTCATTATTCAAATATCAGTGCACAAACCAAAGAGGCAGGGGGAGGACTTTGGCCCCCAGTGGAggctcctccctctctgtttcaaCACTCCAGTGAGCTCTTTGTGTTGGAGGCTCTGACCTGTAGCCTGCTACGAGGTTTCTGATTCACACTCAGACAGGAGCAGAGTCAAACATTTGGAGCATACGAGTAACGATCGCCATGCCCCCCCCAGGGCAGCTGCAGGAACAGACGGGATAACAAGAGAAAGGGAGAACCACTCGCCCGCTCACAGAGTTGAGGAGAGGCACATGACTCTTGTCTCAAAGGGGAtacacatttcagctgtgaagGACAACTGGAAAAGGCGAAAAGCTTCACTTAAATGAGGATTACTGGACATGCAGGAAACTGATGTAAAGGACTTTGGATACTAATACAGGTATTTTGTGGTGATGACACTTTCCTTCTTGGTATTTCTTAACATGAAACCACACAAACTGAGCATGTTGGATTAACAAGTTGAGCCTGGATTTTTATGACTGCCACGTGAAGTATACTCAGTAAATGTTCCAGCCTGGTCTAAAAATGTATAACAGCACCATACAAACTTATAACATCAGCACAGTGGGTGTCACTCAAAATTACATGAACTGCAACAAGAGTGATGACTTCAAGTACCCTCTGTACAGCTCGGTTTTCAGCCTCGTGTTTGTGGTTGGACTTTTCTTCAATATGGTGGCTGTATACATCTTTGGCTGCACGCTGAAGCTGCGGAACGAGACCACGACGTACATGATAAACCTCGTCGTTTCAGACTCTCTCTTCGTCTTCAGTCTGCCTTTTCGGATTGTTTACTTCATTAAACGGGACTGGCTATTTGGGAGCGTGCTGTGTAAGATCTCCGTGGCCTTGTTCTACACCAACATGTACGGCagcatcctcttcctcacttgCATCAGTGTTGACCGGTTCCTGGCCATTGTGCACCCGTTCCGGTCCCAAACCATTCGTACTAAGAGGAACGCCAAACTGGCCTGCTGCACAGTATGGGTGATGGTCCTCTCTGGAAGTGTACCCACTGGCTTCCTTTTGGACACCACTTCACCCAAAAACGCCAACTCCTCTGCAAACTTCTGCTTTGAAAACTACTCCAAAAAACAGTGGAAGGCTGAGCTGTCCAAGGTGGTGGTGTTTATTGAGACGGTGGGCTTCATCATCCCACTGATGCTCAACGTCTTCTGCTCCGTCATGGTGCTACGAACGCTGAGGAAACCCCAAACCATCAGCCGCGGAGGGAACCTCAACAAGGCAAAGATCTTGAGGATGATCATCGTGCATCTGCTCatcttctgcttctgtttcattCCCTACAATGTTAATCTCATCTTCTACGCCCTGGTCCGCTCCAATGTCCTGAAGGGATGCAACGCGGAACATGTGGTCAGAACCATCTACCCCATTGCCCTGTGCATTGCAGTTACCAACTGTTGTTTTGATCCGGTCATTTACTACTTCACTTCAGAGACCATTCAGAGCTCCATCAAACGCAAGTCTACAGTTTGGCACAATGGCGCCAAGCTGTTCGACAGACTACAGATGGACAGCGCACAAAGCAGTCCAAATACAACACCCAAAAGCCTGACCCTGAGGACTTTGAAATCCAAAATCTCTGACAATGAGTCTACAGTCTAATGGCAACTGTATCATGGGATACGGTCATGAATTTAATGAGCACTGCTTGAAACTCAATTTGAAATCGGAAGACGTAGGTGGAAGCAGACTGGCCTTGGTGATCATTAACAACACATCAGTACAGTGGTTACTGAGGAGACACTCCCTCATCTGCTGGACACCACAGAGACTTTAGACTGGGACGGAGCTCTATTCAGTCAataaaaaagtggaaaaaaggaaacatttgaaaacattatAGTGCACCATGCTGGCTGTCCACAATGTCCGAAAACTCTTCATTCTGTCAAGAAATAAGTTTGTAATGTGTGTTAGTGGAAATGTCTAGGTGTAAGCTACAGTCATGTCAGTGCTTGGTGCTGCATGTAGTTCTCAGCTTTTCCACAGAGGACATTGTAACTGTAGTCTAATTCCTCAGAGCAGACTCTCCTTTAAGAAAACTCTGCTTTGGCATGCTGAACCAGTATTACAACTCGTTTCATGTACTGTACTGCGCTGTTTCTAAGCAGATGTGGCCTCACTAAGACTTTTATGCACTTTATAGAGCAGCATGGTCTATAACGGCTTTAACTCCTTATACTGAGAGCAAATAAATGTGTAAACTTACAAAGGTTTCTGAGTTTGAAATTCACTACATCAGCAGGGTGTCAGTTGTTCATATGCCACTGTCTTTGGGTGCAACAGAATCATTTATCTACACTGATTAGTCATACAGGTACTACCAGCACCACCACTATgggctctgtgattggccactGCCACGAATGCACAATGAGTCAAACTTCAAAATGTAGATTACAGGTGTGGTCAATATTTGACAACTGCACCGCACTGGCCAACAGTGCACTCTCACTGCCAGTAGTGTTATCTAAGTAAGTGGTCATTCCTGTGTAAAACTGAAGATCTGTCATGTCAGAATATTCCTCAGAGTGTTTCATGCAGTGTTAGAACCAAATTTTCCCCAAAACTCAACTGAGACTACATTTTGCAGGTTTGATGAGaatcatttaaaagaaaacGTCCACCAGTCTGACGCCATGTGATTCCTATAAACTGTAtaacagtgaagtgaaaacacagctCACAGTGTGACGATGGTGCAGCTTGAATATTTGCTCCTTCTTGTAAAAGCGGTGTGCTGCAAGACTGAGCACTGCTGCATTCCTGTTAGGAGCCGATAGCCCGAGGGTCTGCACTGACAAGGGTAGACTCATCACCACCACAGCACTGATGAGGAGGATTGTGAAACCAAAGCAGGCGAGCGACAACATGCCTCTTGAGGTAGAAGTACGCTTACAAAACAGGTGGCTGCTGCAACCCTGAGACAGACCCGGTGATAATCCAGAATACAAACTTAGACATGGCATCCTTACGACAAAGTAAACAATTAGCAGTTTCTAAAAGACTCATTTTCCCATCTTTGGACTTCTTACACTACTACATGTAATGCAAATAAGCTTATATTAAGGATTCAGCTGGACTTTCTCCAACCAGCACAACTTAAATATTTGCCTTGGATTAATGGTTTTACATAGGGAAAGTCATTCTGACTCAAAGCCAACATGATAATCACAAAGCTTCCATATGTGCAAAGAGGGATTCTTgaattaaactgtaaaaaaaaaaaaaaaaacaccatctcatTTCCATTTGTAATGATAATCATAACATGAAGGtaagatttattttttacatgcaCTGGAGTGCACTGGAATAAATCTTAATCAGTTATTTTGCGATCACGTCGTGTTGTCCCATCTATTTGCAGATCCCTCTTTCAGTACAGTACCAGCACAGTTAATGATTAACTTCAGTTATTTGTGTAGGTTTTAAACAAGCAGCCATAAACACGACTCCCAtcataaagaaaatgaaacaatcgGTGCTCAATGGTGAAGCTGATCACAGAATTCAGCTCAATGAGAAAACTGCTTGGTTAAATCCGGATAACGATCAAATCCTCAAGATAACCTAGCGATGCGTACTTTTAAGGTTCATTTAACGTTCTGAATAAATGAGCTAAAAATTAGGTATTAAGCACAAAccacaggaagtgtgtgtaggagagggagagagagaggctgacctgtgtgtgagtgtaggCGTGAGCTGCTCGAATCAGTAGCATCTGTTACTGTTACAGCCTCTGAACATCCTGCTGCTGAACACCAGCTGACTGGAAAAAtaaactgtcacactgtcacaccgCATCGATCCGATCCCGATACCGGTGAGTGATTACgtttcatctgttttctcctcaggtGTTCTAATTGAGCTtttgtgtacagtatataattAAGATGAGTCATTTCTTTCAAATGGTGACAGCAAATGCATCATCTTATCAGGATTTAGTAGTGACATCACATCAGTTAGACAGTCATCAGACACTTCGAATGAGTGATGGCTGGATTATTACACAGGAGTTGTGTCATGGAAAAAATATTAATGCGGTGTCAAATAATGTTGCTgagaatttgaaaaaaaaaagttaactaAAAGATTATCTGAAAGTTGGCTGAAAGTGATCGTATATTGATGATCAATGGGCTTGCAttcaaaaataatttcacaatTGTATTGTTGAATGAATGTTCAAAGGCAAAGTATGTGGACATCATTAGTCAGCAGGAGTTTCATGTGAATCTTCAGTCAGGAGTGTGTGAAGTTGTTCAACAGCACAAATGCACAGTGAATTGGTCACAAAAAAGGCGGGAGGGGAAAATCCCAAAAATCCCAACGTCATATgatgaacacagagaaaatgcatTAGCAATCACCCCCTGTGACAGATGCTTAAGCACAACGAACTACTGGCTGACAGAGTTTTGATTA
Above is a window of Chaetodon auriga isolate fChaAug3 chromosome 15, fChaAug3.hap1, whole genome shotgun sequence DNA encoding:
- the LOC143332881 gene encoding lysophosphatidic acid receptor 6-like, coding for MFQPGLKMYNSTIQTYNISTVGVTQNYMNCNKSDDFKYPLYSSVFSLVFVVGLFFNMVAVYIFGCTLKLRNETTTYMINLVVSDSLFVFSLPFRIVYFIKRDWLFGSVLCKISVALFYTNMYGSILFLTCISVDRFLAIVHPFRSQTIRTKRNAKLACCTVWVMVLSGSVPTGFLLDTTSPKNANSSANFCFENYSKKQWKAELSKVVVFIETVGFIIPLMLNVFCSVMVLRTLRKPQTISRGGNLNKAKILRMIIVHLLIFCFCFIPYNVNLIFYALVRSNVLKGCNAEHVVRTIYPIALCIAVTNCCFDPVIYYFTSETIQSSIKRKSTVWHNGAKLFDRLQMDSAQSSPNTTPKSLTLRTLKSKISDNESTV